The following proteins come from a genomic window of Pseudomonas putida:
- a CDS encoding HAMP domain-containing protein — translation MNKSLRFSHKILLAASLIVILAFSLFTLYNDYLQRNAIREDLENYLAEMGASTSTNIRNLFEGRIKLVENLAQNIAQNPASAETLMGQNALTSSFLTVYLGKVDGSFSVRPDAKMPDGYDPRTRPWYKDGMNASGATLTEPYIDMTTNKMVIGILNKVSSSVGVVGGDLALDGLVQIINSLNFGGMGYAFLVNDQGKILVHPDKDLVMKSLSDLFPQHTPKLTGELTEVQSDGQTRLLTFSPITGLPSANWYIGLSVDKDKAFSMLSTFRTSAVIATLVAVVIIIGLLGLLIRVLMQPLHTMTRAMEDIAEGEGDLTKRLHIHNHDEFGVLGNAFNRFVERIHSSIREVSSATEQVNEVALRVISASNSSMTNSDEQSNRTNSVAAAINELGAAAQEIAGNAAQASQHASSARLLAEEGQQVVERNIAAMNRLSDLIVTSSAHIETLNSKTVNIGQILEVITSISQQTNLLALNAAIEAARAGEAGRGFAVVADEVRNLAHRTQESAQQVQTMIEELQVGARESVDTMDQSQRHSQDSMQIANQAGERLDSVTVRIGEIDGMNQSVATATEEQTAVVEAINMDISEINMLNQEGVENLQATLRACSDLEQQAGRLKHLVGSFRI, via the coding sequence ATGAACAAAAGCCTTCGTTTCAGCCACAAGATTCTTTTGGCGGCATCACTGATCGTGATACTCGCCTTCAGCCTTTTCACCCTCTACAACGATTACCTCCAGCGTAATGCGATCCGCGAGGACCTGGAAAACTACCTGGCTGAAATGGGCGCCTCCACGTCGACCAACATTCGCAACCTGTTCGAGGGCCGGATAAAACTGGTGGAAAACCTGGCGCAGAACATTGCCCAGAACCCAGCCAGCGCCGAAACCCTGATGGGTCAGAATGCGCTGACCTCCAGCTTCCTCACGGTCTACCTGGGCAAGGTCGACGGCAGTTTCAGCGTGCGCCCGGACGCGAAGATGCCCGACGGCTACGACCCGCGCACCCGCCCTTGGTACAAGGACGGCATGAACGCCAGCGGCGCGACCCTGACCGAACCGTACATCGACATGACCACCAACAAGATGGTCATAGGCATCCTCAACAAGGTCTCCAGCAGCGTTGGCGTGGTCGGCGGCGACCTGGCCCTGGACGGCCTGGTGCAGATCATCAACTCGCTGAACTTCGGCGGCATGGGATACGCCTTCCTGGTCAACGACCAGGGCAAGATCCTGGTGCACCCGGATAAAGACCTGGTCATGAAGTCGCTGTCTGACCTGTTCCCGCAGCACACGCCGAAACTGACCGGTGAGCTGACCGAAGTGCAAAGCGATGGCCAGACTCGCCTGCTGACCTTCAGCCCAATTACCGGCCTGCCGTCGGCAAACTGGTACATCGGCCTGTCGGTGGACAAGGACAAGGCCTTCTCGATGCTCAGCACCTTCCGCACCTCTGCGGTGATCGCCACGCTAGTGGCGGTGGTGATCATCATCGGCCTGCTCGGCCTGCTGATCCGCGTGTTGATGCAGCCGCTGCACACCATGACCCGCGCCATGGAAGACATTGCCGAAGGTGAAGGCGACCTGACCAAGCGCCTGCATATCCACAACCACGACGAATTCGGTGTCCTCGGCAACGCCTTCAACCGCTTCGTCGAACGTATTCACAGCAGCATTCGCGAAGTGTCTTCGGCCACCGAGCAGGTCAACGAAGTGGCCCTGCGGGTGATCAGTGCTTCGAACTCGTCGATGACCAACTCCGATGAGCAGTCCAACCGCACCAACAGTGTCGCAGCCGCCATCAACGAACTGGGAGCAGCTGCCCAGGAAATTGCCGGCAACGCCGCCCAGGCTTCGCAGCACGCAAGCTCCGCGCGCCTGCTGGCCGAAGAAGGCCAGCAAGTGGTCGAGCGCAACATTGCCGCAATGAACCGCCTGTCCGACCTGATCGTCACGTCCAGCGCGCACATCGAAACACTGAACAGCAAGACCGTGAATATCGGCCAGATCCTCGAAGTGATCACCAGCATTTCCCAGCAGACCAACCTGCTGGCACTAAACGCCGCCATCGAAGCGGCCCGCGCCGGTGAGGCCGGGCGTGGCTTTGCCGTGGTCGCCGACGAGGTGCGCAACCTGGCGCACCGCACCCAGGAATCGGCGCAGCAAGTGCAGACCATGATCGAAGAGCTGCAGGTCGGGGCCCGCGAGTCGGTCGATACCATGGACCAGAGCCAGCGCCACAGCCAGGACAGCATGCAGATCGCCAACCAGGCGGGCGAGCGACTGGACAGCGTAACCGTGCGCATTGGCGAAATTGACGGCATGAACCAGTCAGTGGCCACTGCCACCGAAGAGCAGACCGCCGTGGTCGAGGCGATCAACATGGACATCAGCGAGATCAACATGCTCAACCAGGAAGGCGTGGAGAACCTGCAAGCGACCCTGCGCGCGTGCTCCGACCTCGAGCAACAGGCTGGCCGCCTGAAGCATCTGGTGGGCAGCTTCCGTATCTGA
- a CDS encoding glycosyltransferase, translating into MLIVHIADITMFYAPASGGVRTYLDAKHHRLDAIHGVRHSLLIPGASAQHADGIYQVPAPPLPFGKGYRFPVRLAPWCNTLRMLKPDLIEVGDPYLTAWAALEARRQLDVPVIGFYHSDLPLLVSNRMGNWFAPNVEAYVSKLYGNFDRVLAPSQVMAEKLRRLGVRDVHVQPLGVDLATFHPARRDPHVRAELGIADTSRLLIYAGRGSREKNLPVLLDCMRQLGDPYHLLLVGSSMPANVPHNVSVIDHFCPAAEVARLMASADLLVHAGDQETFGLVILEAMASATPVVAVRAGAFPEIINEQCGRLCAPNDGRAMASAVREAFEAGIRELGVQARHHVEHHYSWDNVVAGLLQHYQAVLGHQPQVRAHA; encoded by the coding sequence ATGCTGATCGTGCACATCGCCGACATCACCATGTTCTACGCCCCGGCCAGCGGTGGCGTACGTACCTATCTTGATGCCAAACATCACCGTCTCGACGCCATTCACGGCGTACGCCATAGCCTGTTGATTCCTGGGGCCAGTGCCCAACACGCCGATGGTATCTATCAGGTACCTGCGCCGCCCTTGCCGTTTGGCAAAGGCTACCGCTTTCCGGTACGCCTGGCCCCCTGGTGCAACACACTGCGCATGCTCAAGCCCGACCTGATCGAAGTTGGCGACCCCTACCTGACCGCCTGGGCGGCGCTGGAAGCACGGCGCCAGCTCGACGTGCCAGTGATCGGCTTCTACCATTCCGACCTGCCGTTACTGGTCAGCAACCGCATGGGCAACTGGTTCGCCCCCAATGTCGAGGCCTACGTCAGCAAGTTATACGGCAATTTTGACCGGGTACTGGCCCCCAGCCAGGTGATGGCCGAAAAATTACGCCGTTTGGGCGTGCGCGATGTCCATGTGCAGCCGCTGGGCGTTGACCTTGCCACTTTCCACCCCGCCCGGCGCGACCCACATGTACGTGCCGAACTGGGCATTGCCGATACCAGCCGCCTGTTGATCTATGCCGGCCGAGGCTCGCGGGAAAAGAACCTACCGGTACTGCTTGACTGCATGCGGCAACTCGGCGACCCCTACCACCTGTTACTGGTAGGCTCGAGCATGCCGGCCAACGTGCCGCACAACGTCAGCGTCATCGATCACTTCTGCCCGGCTGCAGAGGTGGCCCGGCTGATGGCCAGCGCCGACTTGTTGGTACATGCTGGCGACCAGGAAACATTCGGCCTGGTCATTCTCGAAGCGATGGCCAGCGCCACGCCCGTGGTGGCCGTGCGCGCCGGTGCCTTCCCTGAAATCATCAACGAACAGTGTGGCCGCCTGTGCGCGCCCAACGATGGTCGGGCGATGGCGTCGGCCGTGCGCGAGGCGTTCGAGGCAGGTATACGCGAGCTCGGTGTGCAGGCCCGTCACCATGTAGAGCATCATTATTCGTGGGATAACGTGGTGGCTGGCCTGCTGCAGCACTACCAGGCCGTGCTCGGCCACCAGCCACAGGTGCGCGCCCATGCTTGA
- a CDS encoding DUF2334 domain-containing protein has product MLEPSASQRSLMLVLHDVAPETWPDYEPFVEAVDALGNVPMTWLVVPDFHRRNPLHRAPTFCRLLDARLAKGDELALHGYAHADEGPAPRNPVDYFMRRIYTHEGEFYSLDESEALTRLQEGLALFEGQGWPVAGFVAPAWLMSQGTRQALCSLPLKYTSTPQHLYRLPDFTAIDAPGLVWSARSAWRRKLSHTLCDWQCQRWRGASTIRMGLHPVDMRHRSSRDYWLRTLEKLLKDGREPLTKSAWLERQGAA; this is encoded by the coding sequence ATGCTTGAGCCCTCCGCGAGCCAGCGCAGCCTCATGCTGGTGCTGCATGATGTTGCCCCGGAAACCTGGCCGGACTATGAACCGTTCGTAGAGGCCGTGGACGCGCTGGGCAACGTGCCAATGACATGGCTGGTGGTCCCGGACTTCCATCGGCGTAATCCGCTGCACCGGGCACCTACGTTCTGCCGCCTTCTGGACGCACGCCTGGCCAAAGGCGACGAACTGGCGCTTCACGGCTATGCCCATGCAGACGAAGGACCCGCACCGCGCAACCCCGTCGACTACTTCATGCGGCGCATCTATACACATGAAGGCGAGTTCTACAGCCTTGATGAGAGCGAAGCACTTACCCGCCTACAGGAGGGCCTGGCACTGTTCGAGGGCCAAGGGTGGCCTGTGGCAGGGTTTGTCGCACCTGCCTGGCTCATGAGCCAAGGCACGCGGCAAGCGCTGTGCAGCCTGCCACTGAAATACACCAGCACACCGCAGCATTTGTACCGTTTGCCGGACTTTACGGCCATTGATGCGCCAGGCCTGGTCTGGAGCGCCCGAAGCGCATGGCGTCGCAAACTGTCCCACACGCTGTGCGACTGGCAATGCCAGCGCTGGCGGGGCGCAAGCACAATACGCATGGGGTTGCACCCTGTAGACATGCGCCATCGCTCATCCCGTGATTATTGGCTGCGAACACTGGAGAAACTGTTGAAGGATGGTCGCGAACCATTGACCAAATCTGCCTGGCTGGAGCGCCAGGGGGCAGCATGA
- a CDS encoding flippase-like domain-containing protein, which produces MKRWAWLALALLGAALVPALLGGSELLPRLSRFDPHLLLMLLGMILLCWVINALRLRLLLGEQAKQLSHARSLGVVMATEFAICTTPGGSGGPLTLMALLARDRISPARSGAVFAMDQLNDLVFFFCAMLAIAGYALFHSLGHSQESMLLGSALLLCTALAGVIGLSRYRRPIMRMNGRLLQRMGMGQPRKRRWARKLLHFVAALAQTWRLPKRTLSLVFTLTCAHWGLRYSVLYLVLRGLGVDLQWIPSFLVQMLSLSAGQFSLLPGGAGAAELTSASLLTPLVGSSTAAAAILIWRAVTYYFYLLAGGPVFVCLLGRPLLERWRRQAG; this is translated from the coding sequence ATGAAGCGTTGGGCCTGGTTGGCGCTGGCATTGCTGGGTGCAGCGCTGGTGCCAGCGTTGCTGGGTGGTAGCGAGCTGCTGCCGCGACTGAGCCGGTTCGACCCGCACCTGCTGCTCATGCTGCTAGGCATGATTCTGTTGTGCTGGGTCATCAATGCGCTGCGCCTGCGCCTGTTGCTGGGTGAGCAGGCAAAACAGTTGAGCCATGCTCGCAGCCTGGGCGTGGTCATGGCCACTGAATTTGCCATCTGCACCACCCCTGGCGGCAGTGGTGGGCCGCTGACCCTGATGGCCCTGCTGGCGCGAGACCGCATCAGCCCGGCACGCAGCGGCGCCGTTTTTGCCATGGACCAGTTGAACGACCTGGTGTTCTTCTTCTGCGCAATGCTGGCGATTGCCGGCTACGCGCTGTTCCACAGCCTGGGCCACAGCCAGGAAAGCATGTTGCTGGGCAGTGCGTTACTGCTGTGCACAGCGTTGGCCGGGGTGATCGGGCTGTCGCGCTATCGGCGTCCGATAATGCGCATGAACGGCAGGTTGCTGCAGCGCATGGGGATGGGTCAGCCGCGCAAACGCCGCTGGGCGCGCAAACTGCTGCACTTCGTCGCAGCACTGGCGCAGACCTGGCGCCTGCCCAAGCGCACGTTGAGCCTGGTATTCACCCTGACTTGCGCCCACTGGGGGCTGCGCTACAGCGTGTTGTACCTGGTGCTGCGGGGCTTGGGGGTGGACCTGCAGTGGATTCCCAGCTTCCTGGTGCAGATGCTGTCGCTCAGCGCCGGCCAATTCAGCCTGCTGCCTGGCGGAGCCGGGGCCGCCGAGCTGACGTCGGCCAGCCTGTTGACGCCATTGGTGGGCAGTTCGACCGCGGCTGCGGCAATCCTGATATGGCGGGCGGTTACTTACTACTTTTATCTGCTGGCTGGTGGGCCGGTGTTTGTGTGCCTGCTTGGGCGTCCGCTGCTGGAGCGCTGGCGGCGTCAGGCGGGTTGA
- the purU gene encoding formyltetrahydrofolate deformylase: protein MRTYRLVIACPDRVGIVAKVSNFLALYNGWINEASHHSDEQSGWFFMRHEIRAESLPFGIEAFREAFAPIAEEFSMTWRITDSAQKKRVVLMASRESHCLADLLHRWHTDELDCEIPCVISNHNDLRSMVEWHGIPFFHVPVDPKDKAPAFAEVSRLVQEHAADVVVLARYMQILPPQLCRDYAEKVINIHHSFLPSFVGAKPYHQAALRGVKLIGATCHYVTEELDAGPIIEQDVVRVSHADSIEDMVRFGRDVEKMVLARGLRYHLEDRVLVHGNKTVVFD, encoded by the coding sequence ATGCGCACCTATCGTCTGGTGATCGCCTGCCCCGACCGTGTAGGCATCGTGGCGAAAGTCAGTAATTTCCTGGCCTTGTACAATGGCTGGATCAACGAAGCCAGCCACCACTCCGATGAGCAGAGCGGTTGGTTCTTCATGCGTCATGAAATCCGCGCTGAATCGCTGCCGTTCGGTATCGAAGCTTTCCGTGAAGCGTTTGCGCCGATCGCCGAAGAGTTCTCCATGACCTGGCGCATTACCGACTCGGCTCAGAAAAAACGCGTGGTATTGATGGCCAGCCGTGAGTCGCACTGCCTGGCAGACTTGCTGCACCGCTGGCACACCGATGAGCTGGACTGCGAGATCCCTTGCGTGATTTCCAACCACAACGACCTGCGCAGCATGGTCGAGTGGCACGGTATTCCGTTCTTCCATGTTCCGGTCGACCCCAAGGACAAGGCCCCGGCCTTTGCCGAAGTGTCGCGCCTGGTGCAGGAGCATGCCGCCGACGTCGTGGTACTGGCCCGCTACATGCAGATCCTGCCGCCACAACTGTGCCGGGACTATGCCGAGAAGGTGATCAACATCCATCACAGCTTCCTGCCGTCGTTCGTCGGCGCCAAGCCTTACCATCAGGCCGCCCTGCGGGGCGTGAAGCTGATTGGCGCGACTTGCCACTACGTCACCGAAGAGCTGGACGCCGGCCCGATCATCGAACAGGATGTGGTACGTGTCAGCCATGCTGACAGCATCGAGGACATGGTCCGCTTTGGCCGTGATGTGGAGAAGATGGTGCTGGCCCGTGGCCTGCGTTATCACCTGGAAGACCGCGTGCTGGTGCATGGTAACAAGACTGTGGTGTTCGACTGA
- a CDS encoding H-NS histone: MSLINEYRATEEAIKELQARLANLSQDDKLKKELEFEGKLRTLMGEYSKSLRDVIALLDPESKLSKAPRGSVKTTATKRARKVKQYKNPHNGEVIETKGGNHKTLKEWKATWGGDVVESWATLLD; the protein is encoded by the coding sequence ATGTCCCTGATCAACGAGTACCGCGCTACCGAAGAAGCCATCAAGGAACTTCAGGCCCGCCTGGCCAATCTGTCGCAGGATGACAAGCTGAAGAAAGAACTGGAGTTCGAAGGCAAACTGCGCACACTGATGGGCGAATACTCCAAGTCGCTGCGCGACGTGATTGCCCTGCTCGACCCAGAGTCGAAACTGAGCAAGGCACCTCGTGGTTCGGTCAAGACTACCGCCACCAAGCGCGCACGCAAGGTCAAGCAATACAAGAACCCGCACAACGGTGAAGTGATCGAAACCAAAGGCGGCAACCACAAGACCCTGAAAGAGTGGAAAGCCACTTGGGGCGGCGATGTGGTTGAAAGCTGGGCAACCCTGCTGGACTGA
- the sbcB gene encoding exodeoxyribonuclease I — protein sequence MTSSIFWHDYETTGINPRCDRPLQVAGVRTDFDLNEIDEPISLYCRPSDDILPHPAACLVTGITPQLLAEQGLCEAEFMTRVHAQLAQPGTCGAGYNTLRFDDEVTRYSLYRNFFDPYAREWQGGNSRWDLIDIVRTAYALRPEGIQWPQQDGRTSLRLELLSKANGIDHGHAHEALSDVRATIALARLIRQKQPKLYDWLFQLRSKHKVMEQIRLLQPLVHISGRFSAARNYLGVVLPLAWHPRNRNALIVCDLHQETLPLLRESAEVLRQRLYTRHDELAEGELPVPLKLVQINRCPVVAPLSVLRPVDQQRLGLDLTLLQSRGEQLANQQAQWQEKLEHIYGKDEFAPSEDPEQQLYEGFIGDRDRRLCEQVRALEPAQLSLGHWMFDDPRLPELLFRYRARNFPETLTGEERQRWYGFCQQRLSDPQWGAPNTLGDFEQARQQAWEGADEAGRRVLEAWQMHARQLQENYSIG from the coding sequence GTGACCTCCAGCATTTTCTGGCACGACTATGAAACCACCGGCATCAACCCGCGCTGCGATCGGCCGCTGCAGGTGGCCGGCGTGCGCACTGACTTCGACCTCAACGAGATCGACGAGCCGATCAGTCTCTATTGCCGGCCGTCGGACGATATCCTGCCGCACCCGGCGGCCTGCCTGGTGACTGGCATCACGCCGCAACTGCTGGCGGAGCAGGGCTTGTGCGAAGCCGAGTTCATGACCCGTGTGCATGCCCAACTGGCGCAACCGGGCACCTGTGGTGCCGGCTACAACACCCTGCGCTTCGACGATGAGGTGACCCGCTACAGCCTTTACCGCAACTTTTTCGATCCGTACGCCCGTGAATGGCAGGGAGGCAATAGCCGCTGGGACCTGATCGATATTGTGCGTACCGCCTATGCCCTGCGCCCGGAGGGTATTCAATGGCCACAACAGGACGGGCGCACCAGTCTGCGTCTTGAACTGCTGAGCAAGGCCAATGGCATTGACCATGGGCATGCCCACGAAGCGCTTTCCGACGTGCGGGCAACCATTGCCTTGGCCCGCCTGATTCGGCAGAAACAACCCAAGTTGTATGACTGGCTGTTTCAGCTGCGCAGCAAGCATAAAGTGATGGAGCAGATCCGTTTGTTGCAGCCACTGGTGCATATATCCGGACGTTTTTCGGCGGCGCGCAATTACCTGGGTGTCGTATTGCCACTGGCCTGGCACCCGCGTAATCGCAATGCACTGATTGTCTGCGACCTGCATCAGGAAACCCTACCGTTACTACGGGAAAGTGCTGAAGTTTTGCGTCAGCGTTTGTACACCCGGCATGATGAATTGGCTGAAGGTGAATTGCCGGTACCGCTCAAATTGGTGCAGATCAATCGTTGCCCGGTAGTGGCGCCGCTGTCGGTATTGCGCCCGGTCGATCAACAACGATTGGGCCTGGACTTGACGTTGTTACAATCGCGCGGCGAACAATTGGCCAATCAACAGGCGCAATGGCAAGAAAAGCTGGAGCACATCTATGGCAAGGACGAGTTCGCCCCGAGTGAGGACCCGGAACAGCAGTTGTATGAGGGTTTTATAGGTGACCGCGACCGGCGCTTATGCGAGCAAGTTCGTGCGCTGGAACCGGCGCAGTTGAGCCTTGGCCACTGGATGTTCGATGATCCGCGTTTGCCGGAGCTGTTGTTCCGCTACCGGGCACGTAACTTCCCTGAAACCTTGACCGGCGAAGAGCGGCAACGTTGGTATGGCTTCTGCCAGCAACGCCTGAGCGACCCGCAGTGGGGCGCGCCGAATACCTTGGGCGACTTCGAACAGGCACGCCAGCAAGCCTGGGAGGGCGCCGACGAGGCGGGCAGGCGGGTGTTGGAGGCCTGGCAAATGCATGCTCGACAATTGCAGGAAAACTATTCAATCGGCTGA
- a CDS encoding PilZ domain-containing protein: MFNKRHIERHQLPCVLKVFNRFTGQEIGQLGNASENGLMVISQLPVLVGPDYELQLRMPLPGGGHQFVNLTASCLWCREDQTPGHYDSGFMLLQSPREYDDFVRSLRDYFSFRPANAPV; encoded by the coding sequence ATGTTCAACAAGCGCCACATCGAACGTCATCAGCTACCTTGTGTCCTCAAGGTATTCAACCGCTTTACCGGTCAGGAGATCGGTCAGCTAGGCAATGCCTCTGAAAATGGGCTGATGGTCATCAGCCAGCTACCTGTGTTGGTCGGGCCCGATTACGAGCTGCAACTGCGTATGCCCCTGCCTGGCGGCGGGCACCAGTTCGTCAACCTCACTGCCAGTTGCCTGTGGTGCCGTGAGGACCAGACACCTGGGCATTACGATTCGGGCTTCATGCTGCTGCAGTCTCCGCGCGAGTACGATGATTTCGTTCGTTCATTGCGCGACTATTTCAGTTTCCGCCCCGCCAACGCGCCCGTCTGA
- a CDS encoding tetratricopeptide repeat protein, translating to MRALIVLALAASTVGCTRWSMDHHLNNAYRAYDRGDCARVMLELSQVDRTSRARPFIHPEVSLLRGQCLERQALYVDAAQTYQYLIQQYPGNEYAYRAQARLQTLEKLGHLRGAETAVANPVTSVPWR from the coding sequence ATGCGAGCCCTGATCGTTTTAGCCCTGGCCGCCAGCACCGTCGGCTGCACCCGCTGGTCCATGGACCACCACCTGAACAATGCCTACCGCGCCTACGACCGCGGCGATTGCGCGCGGGTCATGCTCGAACTGTCGCAGGTTGATCGCACCAGCCGTGCCCGGCCGTTCATCCACCCCGAAGTGTCATTGCTGCGCGGCCAGTGCCTGGAGCGCCAGGCGTTGTACGTGGATGCGGCGCAGACCTATCAGTACCTGATCCAGCAGTACCCGGGCAACGAGTATGCCTATCGCGCCCAGGCGCGCCTGCAGACCCTGGAAAAACTCGGCCATTTGCGCGGTGCGGAAACAGCCGTGGCCAACCCGGTGACGAGCGTACCTTGGCGCTAA